A window of the Brassica napus cultivar Da-Ae chromosome A2, Da-Ae, whole genome shotgun sequence genome harbors these coding sequences:
- the LOC125584297 gene encoding secreted RxLR effector protein 161-like — MCYAVGVLSKYMHNPRDSHRQAIKHILWYVKGTTNFGLFFKRDGSRSVVGYSDSSHNIDLDDGRSTSGHAFYYDSSLITWTSQKQQTVALSSCEAEFMAATKAAKQAIWIKELLSEILSKEGEKVKLRIDNKSATALTKNPIFHGRSKHVLKKYHFIRECVDNAQIKVEHVLGVQQKADIITKPLARITFKQMRSLIGVQEIDLPNSN; from the coding sequence ATGTGTTACGCAGTAGGTGTTCTTAGCAAATACATGCACAATCCTAGAGACTCTCACAGACAAGCCATCAAACACATATTGTGGTATGTGAAAGGAACAACAAACTTCGGTCTGTTCTTCAAGAGAGATGGGTCAAGGAGTGTCGTTGGTTATAGTGACAGCAGTCACAACATTGATCTCGATGACGGGAGGAGCACGTCAGGACATGCATTCTACTACGATTCATCACTAATCACTTGGACATCGCAGAAGCAGCAAACAGTTGCATTGTCATCATGCGAAGCAGAATTCATGGCAGCAACAAAAGCAGCGAAGCAAGCTATATGGATCAAGGAATTGTTGAGTGAGATACTAAGCAAAGAAGGCGAGAAGGTCAAGCTTAGGATCGACAACAAATCAGCCACTGCTCTAACAAAGAATCCAAttttccatggaaggagtaagCATGTACTCAAGAAGTATCACTTCATTCGTGAGTGTGTGGATAATGCACAGATCAAAGTGGAGCATGTGTTGGGTGTTCAGCAGAAGGCCGACATCATTACCAAACCATTAGCAAGGATTACGTTCAAGCAAATGAGGAGCTTAATCGGAGTTCAAGAAATTGATCTCCCTAATTCAAATTAG
- the LOC106423214 gene encoding NAC domain-containing protein 69 isoform X2, translated as MENNLVGYRFSPTGEELINHYLKNKILALSKLESKDLVWYFFSPKEYTSAKKNVTKRTTPSGYWKATGVDRKIKDRRGNGVEIGIKKTLVYYEGRVPNGVWTPWVLHEYHITSLPLNQRTYVICQVMYKGDDGDSLYGNSSNEPSSSMVSDSNPVKFINTSPEVEQQGQEDGMSMYDLLIPLNQQVDLSPYDVFNPNKSFTDNNYYPQTPYGDDYWNGLLDYNGGNFEDVFRNQELTMRENQSNHRPKRPLTGIIVDDSCSDSDAESISATSYRGTSSPGDSDGSVDEILSLRKGSSKDIITSINRNARESRFTRRTIPSKQEVKEGKSKANDDASMDKTLSPIMKTEKKGWFITEEAIQRNHKNAPYIYFMNMIIGLILLVAVIGNIIWFYEASENEPADEV; from the exons ATGGAGAATAATCTGGTGGGATATAGATTTAGTCCTACGGGGGAGGAACTGATCAACCATTACCTCAAGAACAAGATTCTTG CATTATCGAAGCTCGAATCGAAGGATCTTGTATGGTACTTCTTCTCTCCCAAGGAGTACACGTCTGCGAAGAAGAATGTAACGAAGAGAACTACACCTTCTGGGTATTGGAAAGCTACTGGTGTTGATAGAAAAATCAAGGATAGGAGAGGAAATGGTGTTGAGATTGGTATTAAGAAGACGCTTGTGTACTATGAAGGTAGGGTTCCTAATGGAGTTTGGACTCCTTGGGTCTTGCACGAGTATCACATCACTTCCTTGCCTCTTAATCAG AGGACCTATGTTATATGCCAAGTAATGTACAAGGGTGATGACGGAGACAGTTTGTATGGTAATAGCTCGAATGAACCAAGTAGCTCTATGGTGTCTGATTCCAATCCTGTCAAATTCATTAACACATCACCTGAG GTTGAGCAGCAAGGTCAAGAAGATGGTATGTCTATGTATGACTTATTAATCCCACTGAACCAACAAGTGGATCTCTCTCCTTATGATGTGTTCAATCCAAATAAGAGTTTCACAGACAACAATTACTACCCACAAACTCCTTACGGTGATGATTATTGGAATGGGTTGCTGGATTATAACGGAGGGAATTTCGAAGATGTGTTTCGCAATCAAGAACTCACAATGCGAGAGAACCAAAGCAATCACAGGCCAAAGAGACCTTTGACAGGGATCATTGTTGATGATAGCTGCAGTGATAGCGATGCTGAATCCATATCTGCAACA AGTTACCGAGGAACATCAAGTCCAGGTGATAGCGATGGTAGTGTAGACGAGATTCTGTCGTTGAGGAAAGGCTCTTCCAAAGATATAATAACTTCTATTAATAGAAATGCCCGGGAGTCTCGTTTCACACGACGCACCATACCATCAAAACAAGAG GTGAAAGAAGGTAAGTCTAAAGCCAATGATGATGCATCCATGGACAAGACATTATCACCTATAATGAAGACAGAGAAGAAGGGCTGGTTTATTACAGAGGAAGCAATACAGAGAAACCACAAGAATGCACCGTATATCTATTTCATGAACATGATCATAGGACTCATCCTCTTGGTGGCTGTCATTGGCAACATCATATGGTTTTATGAAGCCTCAGAAAATGAACCAGCTGATGAAGTTTGA
- the LOC106423214 gene encoding NAC domain-containing protein 69 isoform X1: protein MENNLVGYRFSPTGEELINHYLKNKILGKSWLVDHAISEVNICRYEPWFLPSLSKLESKDLVWYFFSPKEYTSAKKNVTKRTTPSGYWKATGVDRKIKDRRGNGVEIGIKKTLVYYEGRVPNGVWTPWVLHEYHITSLPLNQRTYVICQVMYKGDDGDSLYGNSSNEPSSSMVSDSNPVKFINTSPEVEQQGQEDGMSMYDLLIPLNQQVDLSPYDVFNPNKSFTDNNYYPQTPYGDDYWNGLLDYNGGNFEDVFRNQELTMRENQSNHRPKRPLTGIIVDDSCSDSDAESISATSYRGTSSPGDSDGSVDEILSLRKGSSKDIITSINRNARESRFTRRTIPSKQEVKEGKSKANDDASMDKTLSPIMKTEKKGWFITEEAIQRNHKNAPYIYFMNMIIGLILLVAVIGNIIWFYEASENEPADEV, encoded by the exons ATGGAGAATAATCTGGTGGGATATAGATTTAGTCCTACGGGGGAGGAACTGATCAACCATTACCTCAAGAACAAGATTCTTGGTAAGTCATGGCTCGTCGACCATGCCATTAGCGAGGTTAACATCTGTCGTTACGAACCATGGTTTTTGCCTT CATTATCGAAGCTCGAATCGAAGGATCTTGTATGGTACTTCTTCTCTCCCAAGGAGTACACGTCTGCGAAGAAGAATGTAACGAAGAGAACTACACCTTCTGGGTATTGGAAAGCTACTGGTGTTGATAGAAAAATCAAGGATAGGAGAGGAAATGGTGTTGAGATTGGTATTAAGAAGACGCTTGTGTACTATGAAGGTAGGGTTCCTAATGGAGTTTGGACTCCTTGGGTCTTGCACGAGTATCACATCACTTCCTTGCCTCTTAATCAG AGGACCTATGTTATATGCCAAGTAATGTACAAGGGTGATGACGGAGACAGTTTGTATGGTAATAGCTCGAATGAACCAAGTAGCTCTATGGTGTCTGATTCCAATCCTGTCAAATTCATTAACACATCACCTGAG GTTGAGCAGCAAGGTCAAGAAGATGGTATGTCTATGTATGACTTATTAATCCCACTGAACCAACAAGTGGATCTCTCTCCTTATGATGTGTTCAATCCAAATAAGAGTTTCACAGACAACAATTACTACCCACAAACTCCTTACGGTGATGATTATTGGAATGGGTTGCTGGATTATAACGGAGGGAATTTCGAAGATGTGTTTCGCAATCAAGAACTCACAATGCGAGAGAACCAAAGCAATCACAGGCCAAAGAGACCTTTGACAGGGATCATTGTTGATGATAGCTGCAGTGATAGCGATGCTGAATCCATATCTGCAACA AGTTACCGAGGAACATCAAGTCCAGGTGATAGCGATGGTAGTGTAGACGAGATTCTGTCGTTGAGGAAAGGCTCTTCCAAAGATATAATAACTTCTATTAATAGAAATGCCCGGGAGTCTCGTTTCACACGACGCACCATACCATCAAAACAAGAG GTGAAAGAAGGTAAGTCTAAAGCCAATGATGATGCATCCATGGACAAGACATTATCACCTATAATGAAGACAGAGAAGAAGGGCTGGTTTATTACAGAGGAAGCAATACAGAGAAACCACAAGAATGCACCGTATATCTATTTCATGAACATGATCATAGGACTCATCCTCTTGGTGGCTGTCATTGGCAACATCATATGGTTTTATGAAGCCTCAGAAAATGAACCAGCTGATGAAGTTTGA